The proteins below come from a single Eubacterium limosum genomic window:
- a CDS encoding zinc dependent phospholipase C family protein, with amino-acid sequence MNKPTHLIFGEIIWKYLDENYGITLNRAGFLLGNIAPDLTFSFVFHPHERKYASEHLRYAIDAAIKAGDIMDFDAGFFLAERLGSICHYCADFFCEAHTERYEGNLKEHILFEKRLYRYCMLHEKELGETMRQPRSFSVSGTGDIFRKIEEMNDAYLAGRPSYRAQAEGALSACLQTVGTIMTTRYYAAFNVEPGFLVH; translated from the coding sequence ATGAACAAACCAACACACCTGATATTTGGAGAAATTATCTGGAAATACCTTGACGAAAACTATGGAATCACATTGAACCGTGCCGGCTTTCTGCTTGGAAATATCGCGCCGGACCTCACTTTTAGCTTTGTCTTTCATCCCCATGAAAGGAAATATGCCTCTGAGCATCTGAGATATGCCATCGACGCGGCCATTAAGGCTGGCGACATTATGGACTTCGACGCCGGTTTTTTTCTGGCAGAGCGCCTTGGCAGCATCTGCCACTATTGCGCGGATTTTTTCTGCGAGGCCCATACCGAGCGCTATGAAGGAAACCTGAAGGAACATATTCTGTTTGAGAAAAGGCTGTACCGCTACTGTATGCTCCACGAAAAGGAGCTGGGCGAGACCATGCGGCAGCCCAGAAGCTTTTCCGTTTCCGGAACCGGCGACATCTTTCGGAAGATTGAGGAGATGAACGATGCCTATCTGGCCGGAAGACCCTCCTACAGGGCCCAGGCAGAGGGTGCCCTGTCCGCCTGCCTCCAGACCGTCGGCACTATCATGACCACACGCTACTACGCCGCCTTTAATGTGGAACCGGGCTTTTTAGTCCATTAA
- a CDS encoding HNH endonuclease, translating into MSTYPNPRRTNGARRDAIRRWVLATQDHCALCGKPVDKSLKTPHPMSAEVDEIIPVSKGGSPYDKDNVQLTHRSCNQRKSNKTQVTQSINRPIPKSRNW; encoded by the coding sequence ATGTCAACATATCCAAACCCAAGAAGAACTAATGGGGCAAGGCGCGACGCCATAAGGCGTTGGGTTTTAGCCACGCAAGATCATTGCGCCCTGTGTGGCAAGCCAGTAGATAAGAGTTTAAAAACACCGCACCCAATGTCTGCGGAAGTAGACGAGATCATCCCCGTATCAAAGGGCGGAAGCCCGTACGATAAAGACAACGTACAATTGACACATCGATCTTGCAATCAAAGAAAGTCAAACAAGACACAGGTAACCCAGAGCATCAACCGGCCCATACCAAAATCGAGAAACTGGTAA
- a CDS encoding ImmA/IrrE family metallo-endopeptidase, whose protein sequence is MNNGYAKKPDFDKCIEAATDLLYRQDDLFIFHLDIRKLKYDRTIYFDSVQGYCVRVGVPIRRVMFGKNRLLKEGCTVKGDDFYLVLYNEDRRSFERQQWTMAHEIGHIYLEHEKDEDKEEAEAHCFTGQLFMPDYSLYRIVKDFNGACADIAEIFRVSNAAAQRRWNTFFRKRTVHAGKKDQAIWEMQREKVELYFYCKQNGLAFNREFFKYGKKRDLLKTADVISSFSELSNLFV, encoded by the coding sequence ATGAATAACGGTTATGCGAAAAAGCCGGACTTTGACAAGTGTATCGAGGCCGCCACAGACCTACTCTACCGACAGGATGACCTTTTCATATTTCATCTTGACATAAGAAAATTAAAGTATGACCGAACCATATATTTTGATTCTGTTCAAGGTTATTGTGTACGGGTTGGTGTTCCGATCCGGCGGGTAATGTTTGGGAAAAACAGACTTCTTAAAGAAGGATGTACCGTTAAAGGCGATGATTTTTATCTTGTACTCTATAATGAAGACCGTCGTTCCTTTGAGCGGCAGCAATGGACCATGGCGCACGAAATTGGCCACATTTATTTAGAGCACGAAAAAGACGAAGATAAAGAAGAAGCAGAGGCGCATTGCTTCACCGGACAGTTGTTTATGCCCGACTACAGCCTATACCGGATCGTCAAGGATTTTAATGGCGCCTGTGCTGATATAGCCGAGATATTCCGAGTCTCAAATGCCGCCGCCCAAAGAAGATGGAACACCTTTTTCAGAAAAAGAACCGTCCATGCCGGAAAAAAAGATCAGGCCATCTGGGAAATGCAGAGAGAAAAAGTAGAACTGTATTTTTACTGTAAACAAAACGGGCTTGCCTTTAATCGCGAATTTTTTAAATATGGAAAGAAACGGGACCTTCTAAAAACAGCAGATGTGATCAGCTCATTTTCAGAACTTTCAAATCTTTTTGTTTAA
- a CDS encoding tyrosine-type recombinase/integrase → MRLPNGYGGVSKLPGNRRNPWRARVTIGCELLPTGKTKQLYKSIGYYPTRKAALEALADYNKNPYDLAQDQLTFKEVYEKWSEEHFEAIVPSAVRTWKSAYRYCEPLYNMKMKAIRVNHLEQTIKNAKVGDSTKGRIKSLFNLMYKYAMKHEIIDKNYAELCDSIKAPKPKIKRTVFTDKELQVLWDNLEFPFVKMILIGIYSGWRPQELASLKTEDINLEERTMFGGLKTDAGKNRCVPIHSKIFPLISSIYDKRNKYLFNDENGQQGTYMTYEKYRGRFKKINAKFGFDHKPHDTRHSFVTFAKEANMDEYILKLIVGHAIEDVTEKVYTHRTMEQLKSEIEKINK, encoded by the coding sequence ATGCGATTACCAAACGGTTATGGGGGCGTTTCAAAGCTTCCTGGCAACCGGCGAAATCCTTGGCGGGCAAGGGTTACGATCGGCTGCGAGTTACTTCCAACCGGAAAAACAAAGCAACTTTACAAATCAATTGGGTACTATCCCACCAGAAAGGCAGCACTAGAAGCCCTCGCTGATTACAACAAAAATCCTTATGATCTTGCACAAGATCAATTAACATTTAAAGAAGTATATGAAAAGTGGTCTGAGGAACATTTTGAGGCCATTGTCCCGAGCGCGGTTCGTACCTGGAAAAGCGCGTATCGTTATTGCGAACCGCTTTATAACATGAAAATGAAAGCGATCCGCGTAAATCATCTCGAGCAAACAATTAAAAATGCAAAGGTAGGCGATTCCACAAAGGGACGCATAAAGTCCCTCTTTAATCTCATGTACAAATATGCTATGAAACATGAAATAATCGATAAGAATTACGCTGAGCTTTGTGATAGCATCAAGGCGCCAAAACCTAAAATTAAAAGGACCGTTTTCACGGATAAAGAGCTTCAAGTCTTATGGGATAATCTCGAATTTCCATTCGTTAAAATGATACTTATAGGAATCTATTCAGGGTGGCGCCCTCAAGAGTTGGCATCTTTAAAAACTGAAGATATCAATCTGGAGGAACGCACAATGTTCGGAGGGCTCAAAACAGATGCTGGAAAAAACCGTTGCGTCCCCATTCATTCGAAGATATTTCCTCTTATTTCATCGATATATGATAAAAGGAATAAATACCTTTTTAATGATGAAAATGGACAGCAAGGGACGTACATGACATATGAAAAATATCGTGGTCGCTTTAAAAAGATTAATGCCAAATTTGGCTTTGATCACAAACCACATGACACAAGACACTCTTTTGTAACTTTCGCCAAAGAGGCAAATATGGATGAATATATTCTCAAATTAATCGTAGGGCATGCGATCGAAGATGTTACCGAGAAAGTCTATACACACCGTACAATGGAACAGCTAAAAAGCGAAATTGAAAAGATCAATAAGTAA
- a CDS encoding ERCC4 domain-containing protein, which yields MLTIIEDTRQKKGKYQEAHQYFKDRGINVLRSKLPYGDYGLLTNMSRVIDTKKGFEECAGNFASKDHDRVKREIVEAKAHGIELIFLVIDKKAKCLEDAKDWHNVHGKVKGETLYKILNSVQIRHGVRFEFCTPEQSGPKILELLGVQP from the coding sequence ATGCTGACCATCATTGAAGATACACGACAAAAAAAAGGTAAGTATCAAGAAGCCCACCAATATTTCAAAGACCGCGGGATCAACGTCCTGCGGTCCAAGCTTCCATATGGTGATTATGGCCTGCTGACCAATATGTCGCGGGTGATTGACACTAAAAAAGGCTTTGAAGAGTGTGCGGGGAACTTCGCCTCAAAGGATCATGACCGCGTTAAGCGGGAGATTGTTGAGGCAAAGGCGCATGGCATTGAGCTGATCTTTCTGGTGATTGACAAAAAAGCAAAATGCCTGGAGGACGCAAAAGACTGGCATAACGTTCATGGAAAGGTAAAAGGCGAAACCCTGTATAAAATCCTGAATTCCGTTCAGATCCGCCACGGCGTCCGCTTTGAGTTCTGCACGCCGGAGCAGTCCGGCCCTAAAATTTTAGAGCTGCTGGGCGTGCAGCCATGA
- a CDS encoding helix-turn-helix transcriptional regulator, with product MYERFALLLAENNVTPYRVSKDTGIATATLSDWKNGRSTPKNDKLQKIADYFNVSLDWLTGNSDYRNVQDLIKSESNDNGYLAFSKLLNERGVTAYKVSKETGVTQSTLSDWKRGRSTPKTDNMKKIADYFGVSIDYLMTGKESNDENTSTEKDYAKNETERKLLVLCRKANDVSEEEREDIINLFENTIDLYLKAKGIKGDE from the coding sequence ATGTATGAACGCTTTGCGCTTTTATTAGCTGAAAATAACGTTACCCCATACAGAGTGTCAAAGGATACGGGTATAGCCACTGCAACCTTATCCGATTGGAAAAACGGCAGAAGCACTCCTAAGAATGACAAGCTTCAAAAAATTGCCGACTATTTCAATGTCTCATTAGATTGGCTTACTGGAAATTCAGATTATAGAAATGTGCAAGATTTAATTAAATCTGAGTCAAATGACAACGGATACCTTGCTTTTTCGAAACTTTTAAATGAGAGGGGCGTAACAGCCTATAAAGTATCAAAAGAAACAGGGGTTACCCAATCCACTTTAAGTGACTGGAAGAGAGGGCGCAGTACCCCAAAAACAGATAATATGAAAAAAATCGCTGATTATTTTGGTGTCTCAATCGATTATCTTATGACCGGAAAAGAATCCAACGACGAGAATACCTCTACCGAAAAAGACTACGCTAAAAACGAAACCGAAAGAAAATTACTTGTGCTTTGTCGAAAAGCAAATGATGTTTCAGAGGAAGAACGCGAAGATATCATTAATCTCTTTGAGAATACAATTGATTTATACTTAAAAGCCAAAGGAATCAAAGGTGATGAATAA
- a CDS encoding Lar family restriction alleviation protein, which produces MTKLKRCPFCGGEAKTEQCEDITYNAKGKARIYPYTAVYCVDCGAKIEEQDEEELVDMWNTRTPEIVRCGECVYWEPENCRNPNILMRDQQMTYDDFCSWGERREEK; this is translated from the coding sequence ATGACCAAGCTAAAGAGATGTCCCTTCTGCGGGGGAGAAGCAAAAACAGAGCAATGCGAAGATATAACATATAATGCAAAAGGAAAAGCAAGGATATATCCTTATACTGCTGTTTATTGTGTAGATTGTGGTGCAAAAATCGAAGAGCAAGACGAGGAAGAGTTGGTAGACATGTGGAACACCCGCACGCCGGAGATTGTGCGGTGCGGGGAGTGTGTTTACTGGGAGCCAGAAAATTGCAGAAACCCCAATATTCTTATGCGCGACCAGCAAATGACCTATGATGATTTTTGCAGTTGGGGAGAGCGGAGGGAAGAAAAATGA
- a CDS encoding DUF927 domain-containing protein: MQIEKLTKETILEDTTFEEIIDEKDEIYRQRLINDLTDRAAELGVKTKFTSLLKAYQKEEKKMLQEQKKQLQEQNRARILQNLDRRTEFGSECYPDLRCGNWFADETGIRTFGMFGEVQACYHPILPVERFTNLETGDEKIKLAFKKGERWKEIICDKDLIASSTKIISLANSGVAVTSENAKYLVRYLADVENFNMDLLPEWVSTSKLGWHGENAIKEFVPYCSNIVFDGDVRFRNVYGDIRQCGNEKKWDAFVKKVRAEGRIEPRIMMAASFASVIIKMCNALPFFVHLHGQSEGGKTLCLMLAASIWGNPSMESAFTGDFLSTQTAIEVRADMLNHLPYIMDDTAQVMEKYKGDFSTLIYTMCSGNGKDRSNRSLGLNRNYNWHCAFLTTGELPITKEYSQAGAANRVIEVEAGYSKIFENGIEVARTLNENFGFAGKRFIEILQNIGAEEVCRIQGELLAEIEKSGKMQKQSISLSLILTADRIATDCLFEDGVYLSIEETAAMLKSEKEISENERCYEFIQGEIVRNNHRFKQEGDEFFPTECWGVREKNYTYIIKNVFDQMCRDCNYNGTAFLKWADLKGLIQCNEGRKTKKKKINGASAWTVCLKNMQEIEGFNELDDDF, from the coding sequence GTGCAAATCGAAAAATTAACCAAGGAAACCATTCTGGAAGACACCACTTTTGAGGAGATTATTGACGAAAAAGACGAGATTTACCGCCAGCGCCTCATTAATGACCTGACGGACCGGGCTGCAGAGCTCGGCGTGAAAACAAAGTTTACCAGCTTGCTCAAAGCCTACCAGAAAGAAGAAAAGAAAATGCTCCAGGAACAGAAAAAACAGCTCCAGGAGCAGAACCGGGCCCGGATACTTCAAAATCTGGACCGGCGGACCGAGTTCGGCAGTGAGTGTTATCCGGACCTGCGCTGCGGGAACTGGTTTGCTGATGAAACCGGCATCCGGACCTTTGGCATGTTCGGGGAGGTGCAGGCCTGCTACCATCCTATCTTGCCCGTTGAGCGGTTCACCAACCTGGAGACTGGGGATGAAAAGATCAAGCTTGCCTTCAAAAAAGGGGAGCGCTGGAAAGAGATCATCTGCGATAAGGACCTGATCGCCTCCAGCACCAAGATTATTTCGCTTGCCAATTCTGGGGTGGCCGTGACCAGTGAAAATGCCAAGTACCTTGTTCGCTATCTGGCTGACGTGGAGAACTTCAATATGGACCTTCTGCCCGAGTGGGTGTCTACCTCCAAGCTGGGGTGGCATGGAGAGAACGCCATCAAGGAGTTTGTTCCCTACTGCAGCAACATTGTCTTTGACGGTGATGTGCGTTTTCGCAATGTATACGGTGATATAAGGCAGTGCGGCAATGAAAAGAAATGGGATGCGTTTGTTAAAAAAGTCCGCGCAGAGGGGCGGATTGAGCCAAGGATTATGATGGCCGCCAGCTTTGCCAGCGTGATTATCAAAATGTGCAATGCCCTGCCGTTCTTCGTCCATCTTCATGGGCAGTCTGAGGGTGGGAAAACCCTCTGTCTGATGCTGGCTGCCTCAATCTGGGGCAACCCGTCCATGGAGAGTGCCTTTACCGGTGATTTCCTGTCCACCCAGACGGCCATTGAAGTGCGGGCCGATATGCTCAACCATCTGCCTTACATCATGGACGATACGGCCCAGGTTATGGAGAAGTATAAGGGTGATTTCTCAACATTAATCTACACCATGTGCTCGGGAAATGGCAAGGACCGATCCAACCGGAGCCTGGGCCTGAACCGGAACTACAACTGGCACTGTGCCTTTCTGACCACCGGGGAGCTGCCCATCACCAAAGAATACTCTCAGGCCGGCGCCGCCAACCGCGTCATCGAAGTCGAAGCCGGCTACAGTAAAATCTTTGAGAACGGCATCGAGGTGGCACGGACGCTCAATGAAAACTTTGGCTTCGCGGGCAAAAGGTTCATTGAAATCCTGCAGAACATCGGCGCCGAGGAGGTATGCCGTATTCAGGGGGAGCTTTTGGCTGAGATTGAAAAAAGCGGAAAAATGCAGAAACAGAGCATCTCCCTGTCCCTGATTCTAACCGCTGACCGGATCGCTACAGATTGCCTGTTTGAGGATGGGGTTTATCTGTCCATTGAGGAAACGGCTGCTATGCTGAAGTCTGAGAAGGAGATTTCGGAGAATGAGCGGTGCTATGAGTTTATACAAGGTGAGATCGTCCGAAATAACCACCGTTTTAAACAGGAAGGGGACGAGTTTTTCCCGACAGAATGCTGGGGTGTGCGTGAGAAAAACTACACGTATATTATAAAGAATGTATTCGACCAAATGTGTCGGGACTGCAATTATAATGGAACCGCATTTTTAAAATGGGCAGACCTAAAAGGCTTGATCCAGTGCAACGAAGGGCGAAAAACCAAGAAAAAGAAAATCAACGGCGCCTCCGCATGGACAGTATGCTTAAAAAACATGCAGGAAATCGAGGGATTTAATGAGCTGGACGATGATTTTTAA
- a CDS encoding ATP-binding protein, with protein MSRMILIMGESGSGKTTSMRNLNPKTTFYIDCDKKGLSWKGWRKQYNKENGNYWASSNADAITQTLVKISAEKPQIKTIVIDTLNWVMIDDEFKRMKEKGYDKWQDLAFSVKEMVAMGQQLREDLTVIFTAHTQTERDDSGFAFTRMKTSGKKLDKISIESMFTTVLLAKCVDGKYLFETQSDNSTAKSPMGAFEDKEIDNDITKVIKALEEF; from the coding sequence ATGTCAAGAATGATTTTAATCATGGGGGAAAGCGGTTCCGGGAAAACCACGTCCATGCGCAACCTGAACCCCAAAACCACCTTTTACATTGACTGCGACAAAAAAGGTCTGTCCTGGAAGGGCTGGCGGAAGCAGTACAACAAGGAAAATGGCAACTACTGGGCCTCCAGCAATGCGGACGCCATCACGCAGACGTTAGTCAAGATCAGCGCAGAAAAGCCCCAGATTAAAACCATTGTCATCGATACCCTTAACTGGGTGATGATTGATGATGAGTTTAAACGCATGAAAGAAAAAGGCTATGACAAATGGCAGGATTTAGCCTTTTCAGTGAAGGAGATGGTCGCCATGGGGCAGCAGCTCCGGGAGGATCTGACCGTGATCTTTACCGCGCACACCCAGACCGAACGGGACGACAGCGGCTTTGCGTTCACCCGGATGAAGACCAGCGGGAAGAAGCTGGATAAGATCAGCATTGAGTCCATGTTTACGACCGTATTACTGGCAAAATGTGTGGACGGGAAATATCTGTTTGAAACCCAGTCGGATAACAGCACGGCCAAGAGCCCCATGGGCGCTTTTGAGGACAAAGAAATCGATAATGATATCACGAAAGTAATTAAAGCATTGGAGGAATTTTAA
- a CDS encoding SPFH domain-containing protein, whose protein sequence is MMWILLIFGALLLIAAFVFKYMQEDKIFYMAAEKKEAARKRVGKTVMALVLAGVICLVSSQMVVVIKTGYTGVRTTFGQISDQPVQNGFSIKIPFVQQIETVNNKLQDKTIEDQVWGETANRTAIWYKNIVVSYQIEPEKSAWIFANVADYKESLISNALVSSAIKSASATLQDAEATNRGMIEPAVCKALQDSVNGKYGEGVLHINKVTINEADFEESYKTAIADKQKAQLAYEQQEIENKKNIEKANAEAEANRKLQESISPEVLQKQFLDKWNGEMPKVMDGNTMLDISSFVGN, encoded by the coding sequence ATGATGTGGATTTTATTAATTTTTGGTGCGCTGTTACTTATTGCCGCGTTCGTTTTTAAATATATGCAAGAAGACAAGATTTTTTATATGGCAGCAGAAAAGAAGGAAGCGGCTAGAAAGAGAGTCGGAAAGACCGTAATGGCGCTTGTTTTGGCAGGTGTGATATGCCTGGTTTCTTCGCAAATGGTTGTTGTGATTAAGACAGGCTACACAGGTGTTCGAACAACTTTCGGACAGATTAGCGATCAGCCTGTACAGAACGGTTTTAGCATTAAAATCCCATTTGTTCAGCAAATCGAGACCGTGAACAACAAGCTTCAAGACAAGACGATCGAAGATCAGGTTTGGGGAGAGACCGCAAATCGTACCGCCATTTGGTACAAAAACATTGTGGTTTCTTACCAGATTGAGCCAGAAAAGTCCGCATGGATTTTTGCGAATGTAGCGGATTATAAAGAATCTTTAATCAGCAACGCATTGGTTTCATCGGCCATCAAAAGCGCCTCAGCGACGCTGCAGGACGCGGAAGCAACCAATCGTGGCATGATTGAGCCTGCGGTCTGTAAAGCCCTTCAAGACTCCGTTAACGGCAAATATGGAGAAGGGGTTTTACACATCAATAAGGTAACCATTAACGAAGCCGATTTTGAGGAAAGTTATAAAACGGCCATCGCAGATAAACAGAAAGCGCAACTGGCTTATGAACAGCAAGAAATAGAAAACAAGAAAAACATCGAAAAGGCCAATGCGGAAGCTGAAGCCAATCGAAAATTACAGGAATCCATTAGTCCAGAGGTCTTACAGAAACAGTTCCTTGATAAATGGAATGGCGAAATGCCAAAGGTAATGGATGGCAATACAATGTTGGACATTTCTAGTTTTGTAGGAAATTAA
- a CDS encoding helix-turn-helix domain-containing protein, with amino-acid sequence MYRKYEMLLEKYKITSYKVAKETGISTATLSDWKTGRSVPKIDKLKILADYFGVPIEYFLED; translated from the coding sequence GTGTATAGAAAATACGAAATGTTGCTAGAAAAGTATAAGATTACATCATATAAGGTAGCAAAAGAAACGGGAATTTCCACAGCAACACTTTCAGATTGGAAAACGGGGAGAAGTGTTCCAAAGATCGACAAACTAAAAATTCTCGCCGATTACTTTGGTGTTCCGATTGAGTATTTTTTAGAAGATTAA
- a CDS encoding PH domain-containing protein → MMALKDLMDKTSNLMEKTSKSAGGGIAQGLMGNAQEMNKEKVQSEYGMYLMSGETVKIGYQLLRDVFVVTDRRIIDFDKQGATGKKMSIKSIYLDSIVGVEAETAGAGIDDSEITIRYITTPYHKAHSLSMDSRKFEFPKKYDITNLYNHLQQIAYDNYVRINQ, encoded by the coding sequence ATGATGGCTTTAAAAGATTTAATGGACAAAACCAGCAATCTGATGGAAAAAACATCAAAATCAGCAGGCGGCGGAATTGCTCAAGGATTAATGGGAAACGCCCAGGAAATGAACAAGGAAAAGGTACAGTCTGAATACGGTATGTATTTAATGTCTGGTGAAACGGTAAAAATCGGGTATCAACTACTGAGAGACGTTTTTGTTGTTACTGATCGCCGGATCATTGATTTTGACAAGCAAGGCGCTACAGGTAAAAAAATGAGCATCAAGTCGATTTATCTTGATTCAATCGTAGGCGTTGAAGCTGAGACCGCTGGCGCTGGTATTGATGATAGTGAAATCACTATTCGCTATATTACGACCCCGTACCATAAAGCGCACTCATTAAGCATGGACTCTCGCAAATTCGAATTTCCAAAAAAATATGATATAACCAATCTGTATAATCATTTACAGCAGATTGCTTATGATAATTACGTTCGTATAAACCAGTAA
- a CDS encoding CHC2 zinc finger domain-containing protein, which produces MTTKEKADLIKATLTMREILGMYGLGSNARHHRIPCPIHDGKDRNFSFTDFGFRCFVCGAEGGLVHFVELYRGLSFEAALEEINGHFRLWEDYPELESAESSRNQHKKDSAFRSRRAIAKLRHERRTADREKEKAEEIRMTLLEELWRLDANKIKYAPKSEDEPFHPLYVEACHKLEYQQYLVESIV; this is translated from the coding sequence ATGACCACCAAGGAAAAGGCCGATCTCATCAAGGCCACTCTGACCATGCGGGAGATCCTCGGGATGTACGGTTTAGGTAGCAATGCCCGACACCACCGCATCCCGTGTCCCATTCATGACGGAAAAGACCGGAATTTTAGCTTTACGGACTTTGGGTTCAGGTGCTTTGTCTGCGGTGCGGAGGGCGGTCTGGTGCATTTTGTGGAGCTGTACCGGGGCCTGTCCTTTGAGGCGGCACTGGAGGAGATCAACGGGCATTTCAGGCTTTGGGAAGATTACCCGGAATTGGAATCTGCAGAATCCTCTCGGAATCAACACAAAAAAGACAGCGCTTTCCGGAGCCGCCGGGCCATCGCAAAGCTCCGGCATGAACGCCGGACCGCTGATCGGGAAAAGGAAAAAGCTGAAGAAATACGGATGACCTTATTGGAAGAACTCTGGCGTTTGGACGCCAACAAAATAAAATACGCCCCGAAATCAGAGGATGAACCTTTTCATCCGCTCTATGTCGAGGCGTGCCACAAATTAGAATACCAGCAATATCTGGTAGAAAGTATCGTGTAA
- a CDS encoding Ltp family lipoprotein — MNEEMNNGGSVEKTPFYKKNWFVILLIIFIPPAGLIMMWVNKQFGKTARIVLTIVLAIYSIIWLTTLFTPKPTQTTQPEPTTQSQAQPSANVSATAAPTPEPTPAVPTEYKSALKKAKSYSDTMYMSKQGLYDQLTSEYGEKFSAEAAQYAVDNLDADYNYNALQKAKSYQETMSMSPEAIRDQLTSEYGEKFTQEEADYAIANLPQ, encoded by the coding sequence ATGAATGAAGAAATGAACAACGGCGGTAGTGTTGAAAAAACACCTTTTTACAAGAAGAATTGGTTTGTAATTTTACTGATCATCTTTATACCACCCGCTGGGCTCATTATGATGTGGGTTAATAAGCAATTTGGAAAAACAGCAAGAATTGTATTAACAATAGTTCTTGCTATTTATTCGATCATTTGGTTGACCACATTGTTCACTCCCAAGCCAACACAAACAACACAGCCAGAACCAACCACACAAAGTCAAGCGCAGCCAAGTGCTAACGTGTCCGCAACCGCAGCACCGACACCTGAACCGACACCTGCTGTTCCAACAGAGTATAAATCGGCTCTAAAAAAAGCTAAATCTTACAGTGACACCATGTACATGTCAAAACAGGGTCTTTATGATCAACTCACATCGGAGTACGGAGAAAAATTTTCAGCTGAAGCTGCCCAATATGCGGTTGACAATTTAGATGCGGACTATAATTACAATGCCTTGCAAAAAGCTAAATCATACCAAGAAACCATGTCCATGTCCCCAGAAGCAATCAGGGATCAATTAACGTCTGAATACGGTGAAAAGTTCACCCAAGAAGAAGCGGATTACGCAATTGCTAATCTTCCGCAATAA
- a CDS encoding DUF7167 family protein, which produces MKKVKMMVSTGMANSKVSETVELADDMSKEDIDCYFEEWVWDQINAHWEVEE; this is translated from the coding sequence ATGAAAAAAGTAAAAATGATGGTATCAACCGGAATGGCAAATTCAAAAGTGAGCGAAACCGTGGAATTGGCAGATGACATGAGCAAGGAAGACATTGACTGCTATTTTGAAGAGTGGGTGTGGGATCAGATCAATGCACATTGGGAGGTAGAAGAATGA
- a CDS encoding DNA-methyltransferase: MLEINKIYNQNCLEGIKKIENEAIDLIITDPPYCIGTTSNGKQGAWNDNNLIEPFFEILFSEFKRVLKDGAAMYINTDWRTYPFLYPILKKYFEIPNLIVWDYEWIKCGGQYRFSHEFIIYAIKGKRKRTFPANERDVWRIKPINYTLPTKLHNAQKPVALIEKMLLNSSVEGDVILDTFMGSGTTAEACIRNNRNYLGFEIDEHYYKIAQNRINNL; encoded by the coding sequence ATGTTAGAAATTAATAAAATATACAACCAGAACTGCCTTGAAGGGATTAAAAAAATCGAGAATGAAGCAATCGACCTGATTATAACAGACCCTCCGTATTGTATTGGTACTACCAGCAACGGAAAGCAAGGGGCCTGGAACGACAACAACCTAATCGAACCATTTTTTGAGATTCTCTTTAGTGAGTTTAAGCGCGTCTTGAAAGATGGTGCAGCAATGTATATTAACACGGATTGGCGCACCTACCCATTTTTATATCCAATCTTAAAAAAGTATTTTGAAATTCCGAACTTAATCGTCTGGGATTATGAATGGATTAAATGCGGTGGGCAGTATCGTTTTTCTCATGAGTTTATCATCTATGCGATTAAGGGTAAACGGAAGCGTACTTTTCCGGCCAATGAACGCGATGTTTGGCGAATAAAGCCAATTAACTACACCCTGCCAACAAAGCTTCACAACGCACAAAAACCCGTTGCTTTGATTGAAAAAATGCTCTTAAATTCTTCTGTGGAAGGAGACGTCATTTTGGATACGTTCATGGGGTCCGGTACAACGGCGGAAGCCTGCATTCGAAACAATCGAAATTATCTCGGATTTGAAATTGACGAGCATTATTATAAAATCGCACAGAACAGAATTAACAATTTGTAG